A window of Eubacteriaceae bacterium ES3 contains these coding sequences:
- a CDS encoding ABC transporter permease, translating to MAMSVQNIVFYAPFYLLIFIVPILYINYRMGIQINKRIIYALFRMSIQLVMVGFFLQYIFLFDNLWVNTAYVLFMIGVAAMTTIKSCKLNFKRQFFPILIGFGVPNFIMILFINQFVIGLSNIFEAQYYIPLIGMLLGNSLSGNIIGLNTFYQGIANNERKYQYRLALSANQWEATLPWYKDAVVGSLNPIIASTETVGLVSLPGMMTGQILGGSMPMTAIVYQIVIMAAILIVRYFSIHFSILLSRKGCFDGYDQLNI from the coding sequence ATGGCCATGAGTGTGCAAAATATTGTTTTTTATGCGCCTTTTTATTTGCTGATTTTTATAGTTCCGATTCTATATATCAATTATCGGATGGGTATACAGATAAACAAACGGATCATTTATGCCCTATTTAGGATGTCCATTCAGCTGGTAATGGTCGGATTTTTTCTGCAATACATTTTTCTTTTCGATAATCTATGGGTTAATACTGCATATGTGCTTTTTATGATTGGCGTGGCCGCCATGACCACTATCAAAAGCTGCAAGCTTAATTTCAAAAGGCAGTTTTTTCCGATCCTTATTGGTTTTGGAGTCCCGAATTTTATAATGATTTTGTTCATTAATCAGTTTGTGATTGGCCTTTCAAATATTTTCGAGGCGCAATATTATATTCCTTTAATTGGAATGCTTTTGGGTAACAGTTTGAGTGGTAATATTATTGGCCTCAATACCTTTTATCAGGGAATTGCCAATAATGAAAGAAAATATCAATATCGGCTGGCCTTATCGGCCAATCAGTGGGAAGCAACACTGCCATGGTATAAAGATGCAGTTGTTGGTTCTCTAAATCCGATTATTGCCTCCACCGAAACAGTCGGTCTGGTATCTCTGCCGGGAATGATGACCGGGCAGATTTTAGGTGGATCGATGCCGATGACAGCCATTGTCTACCAGATTGTTATTATGGCGGCGATTCTGATTGTCCGTTATTTTAGCATTCATTTTTCCATTCTCTTAAGCCGTAAAGGATGTTTTGATGGCTATGATCAGCTGAATATTTAG
- the mtnK gene encoding S-methyl-5-thioribose kinase — MAYKNLTPESVIEYIKKFTSIFASDAKLTVYEIGEGEDDGDGFVNHVYRVWDETGHSVIVKQAKPYLKVFGEAAKLTTSRNQLEAEVIKLRTAITPENLPQMYHTDPDNNLFIYEDCGRLKIMRFELTKGKSFPEFPKQMGTFLAKSNFYTSEIYLDQVAHKALEVKFMNPEMRVIMESILFLRDVFLEDAELPPMPEPDPRHVAMSDLFWEKREIRVELLKLRGIFMRKSECLVHGDLHTSNIMIDEDEMKIIDMEYPFMGASSSDTGYLAGNLIYEYIAWHYHEEGTKETRKAYRKEMLSYLRGMIEEYISVYSECWDKDAKPIYKEYTEYRDYLLSNYLKESCGFAGCQIASRVGAYVALPDFDVLDDSGRNCARRLSLLIADALIMKRESIETVDDLIALIETITRRYFKVMKLLQDKIV, encoded by the coding sequence ATGGCTTATAAAAATTTAACCCCCGAATCAGTAATTGAATATATAAAAAAATTTACCAGTATTTTTGCATCTGATGCAAAACTTACAGTATATGAAATAGGTGAAGGTGAAGATGATGGAGATGGTTTTGTCAACCATGTTTACCGTGTCTGGGATGAAACCGGTCATTCGGTTATCGTAAAACAGGCTAAGCCTTACTTAAAAGTTTTTGGTGAGGCTGCAAAACTGACCACCAGCCGTAATCAGCTGGAAGCAGAAGTGATCAAATTAAGAACAGCAATTACTCCGGAAAATTTGCCGCAGATGTATCATACCGACCCTGACAATAATTTATTTATCTATGAAGATTGCGGTCGCCTAAAAATTATGCGCTTTGAATTGACGAAAGGCAAATCGTTTCCAGAATTTCCCAAACAGATGGGAACATTTCTGGCAAAATCGAATTTCTATACCTCGGAAATTTATCTTGACCAGGTTGCACACAAGGCCTTGGAAGTCAAGTTTATGAATCCTGAGATGCGCGTGATTATGGAGTCGATTCTTTTTCTGCGGGATGTTTTTCTGGAAGATGCTGAACTGCCGCCAATGCCGGAGCCTGATCCCCGTCATGTAGCGATGAGCGATCTGTTCTGGGAAAAAAGAGAAATTCGAGTTGAACTTCTAAAGCTTCGGGGCATTTTTATGAGAAAAAGTGAATGTCTGGTCCATGGTGATTTGCATACCTCTAACATCATGATTGATGAAGATGAAATGAAGATTATCGATATGGAGTATCCTTTTATGGGCGCATCTTCGTCTGATACCGGCTATTTGGCGGGAAATTTAATCTATGAATATATCGCCTGGCATTACCATGAGGAAGGCACAAAAGAAACACGAAAAGCCTATCGTAAAGAAATGCTTTCTTATCTACGCGGAATGATTGAAGAATACATCAGCGTTTATTCCGAATGCTGGGACAAAGACGCTAAGCCTATTTATAAAGAATATACCGAGTACCGTGATTATCTCTTAAGCAATTATTTGAAAGAAAGCTGTGGTTTTGCCGGTTGTCAGATTGCCAGTCGGGTGGGAGCCTATGTGGCATTACCGGATTTTGATGTACTGGACGATTCCGGACGTAATTGTGCTAGACGATTATCGCTTCTGATTGCCGATGCCCTGATCATGAAACGTGAGAGCATCGAAACGGTAGATGACCTGATTGCTTTAATCGAAACGATTACCAGGCGTTATTTTAAAGTGATGAAATTGTTACAGGATAAAATAGTATAA
- a CDS encoding prephenate dehydrogenase: protein MRKREETIVGFIGLGLMGGALAMGLGKMGFKKILGYDIKESVIERAIKEGVIEGGAWESIGLTKMLSQCDLVFICLTPMDALGFLALYMEDFKVGALVTDITGVKEVIFRNLGNLLRTDIDYIPGHPMAGSEKEGYGGATDSIFINRNYILTPRPQNQPENIAFLKEIITDLGFNHIVETTCQVHDEKIAFTSQLCHVIAAALVDCEDDLSITGFEGGSFGDLTRIAMINAPMWTELFMCNRKNLLEQIEKFENSLDLMKKMIADDEEKELIERLQSVREKRIEMGNIREAKLKKTEAK from the coding sequence ATGAGAAAAAGAGAAGAGACGATAGTTGGCTTTATTGGCCTGGGACTGATGGGCGGCGCTCTTGCTATGGGTCTCGGGAAAATGGGATTTAAAAAAATCCTAGGCTACGATATAAAAGAAAGTGTAATAGAAAGAGCGATTAAAGAAGGTGTCATCGAGGGTGGCGCCTGGGAATCAATAGGCTTGACGAAAATGTTGTCTCAATGCGATCTGGTTTTCATCTGCCTGACCCCAATGGATGCCTTGGGTTTTCTGGCTCTTTATATGGAAGATTTCAAGGTCGGAGCTCTAGTGACTGATATCACCGGGGTTAAAGAAGTGATTTTTAGAAATCTGGGGAATCTTTTACGAACTGATATTGACTATATACCCGGGCATCCCATGGCCGGAAGTGAAAAAGAAGGATATGGCGGGGCAACGGATTCAATCTTTATAAACAGGAATTATATTTTAACCCCTCGCCCCCAGAATCAGCCGGAAAATATTGCTTTTTTGAAAGAGATTATTACAGATTTAGGCTTTAATCATATTGTTGAGACCACCTGTCAGGTTCATGATGAAAAGATTGCGTTTACTTCCCAGCTTTGCCATGTCATTGCAGCGGCATTGGTGGATTGTGAGGATGATTTGAGTATTACCGGTTTTGAAGGCGGGAGCTTTGGTGACCTGACAAGGATAGCGATGATCAATGCGCCGATGTGGACAGAGCTTTTTATGTGCAATAGAAAAAATCTGCTTGAACAGATTGAAAAATTTGAAAATAGTCTGGATCTGATGAAAAAGATGATTGCCGACGATGAAGAAAAAGAATTGATTGAAAGGCTCCAGTCTGTTCGGGAAAAACGAATTGAAATGGGTAATATCCGGGAAGCTAAATTAAAAAAAACTGAAGCAAAGTAG
- a CDS encoding carbonic anhydrase: protein MKIDSLNSILLRLKRGNEAFLKGQSVDFEKLHKQRRQTAREGQMPDVVVIGCADSRVSPELIFNAGIGEMFVIRTAGNLAGELQMESVAYAVNALGTKLIVILGHSSCGAVQAAKVGNPPDYLKGTAERIQSAIGGETDDKSCELKNIEYGVKKVLESELIKEKVDKSEVAVIGAYYCLETGAVEFL from the coding sequence ATGAAAATCGATTCATTAAACAGTATTCTTTTACGTCTGAAGCGAGGAAATGAAGCTTTTTTAAAGGGGCAGTCGGTTGACTTTGAAAAACTTCACAAACAGCGCAGACAAACCGCAAGAGAAGGACAAATGCCTGATGTAGTTGTGATCGGCTGTGCAGACTCGCGGGTCTCACCAGAACTTATTTTTAATGCTGGGATTGGTGAGATGTTTGTCATTCGGACAGCCGGTAATCTGGCTGGAGAACTGCAGATGGAGAGTGTGGCTTATGCGGTCAATGCGTTAGGCACTAAGCTTATCGTGATTTTGGGCCATAGTTCGTGCGGTGCTGTACAAGCTGCAAAAGTTGGGAATCCGCCTGACTATCTTAAAGGAACAGCTGAGCGAATCCAATCAGCTATCGGCGGTGAGACGGATGATAAAAGCTGTGAACTTAAAAATATCGAGTACGGGGTAAAAAAGGTCCTTGAAAGCGAGCTGATAAAAGAAAAGGTCGATAAATCTGAGGTTGCTGTAATAGGCGCCTACTATTGTCTGGAAACCGGAGCGGTAGAATTTTTATAA
- the aroF gene encoding 3-deoxy-7-phosphoheptulonate synthase, whose translation MIIVVKPNATEAEIKKLINMIESQHLNVNYSKGTERTVIGLIGDTATADLEQIRSNHIVDKVLRVQEPYKKANRLFHPDDTVFDVKGHKVGEGHLTMIAGPCSVESEEQVVSIAKSIKESGASFLRGGAFKPRTSPYSFQGMGYEGLELLKIARQETGLPIVSELMSLEQLPAFEDVDIIQVGARNMQNFILLRELGKIDKPILLKRGMSATMKEFLMSAEYIMKEGNDKVILCERGIRTFETATRNTLDLSLIPVLKQKSHLPIMIDPSHATGLSWTVEAMTKAAIAAGADGVMIEVHNNPEEALCDGEQSITPEQFDQIMNTVKKYAEIENKVLS comes from the coding sequence ATGATTATTGTAGTAAAACCGAATGCAACTGAAGCAGAAATTAAGAAACTGATTAATATGATTGAAAGCCAACATTTGAATGTTAATTACTCAAAGGGAACTGAGCGGACCGTAATTGGTCTGATAGGTGATACCGCTACTGCAGATCTTGAACAAATCAGATCAAATCATATTGTCGATAAGGTTTTAAGAGTACAGGAACCTTACAAGAAAGCCAATCGACTATTTCATCCTGATGACACGGTTTTCGATGTAAAGGGACATAAAGTTGGGGAAGGTCATCTGACAATGATTGCCGGCCCCTGTTCAGTGGAAAGTGAAGAACAGGTGGTCAGCATTGCCAAAAGTATTAAGGAATCAGGTGCAAGCTTTTTAAGAGGCGGGGCATTTAAACCGAGAACTTCGCCATATTCTTTTCAGGGAATGGGATACGAGGGGCTGGAACTACTTAAAATTGCCAGACAGGAAACCGGACTTCCTATTGTCAGTGAGCTGATGTCTTTAGAACAGCTGCCAGCCTTTGAGGATGTGGATATCATTCAAGTTGGGGCCAGAAATATGCAGAACTTTATTCTGCTTAGAGAACTGGGTAAAATTGATAAGCCGATTTTATTAAAACGGGGAATGTCAGCAACCATGAAAGAGTTTTTAATGTCAGCTGAATATATTATGAAAGAAGGAAATGACAAGGTGATTCTCTGCGAACGGGGGATTAGAACCTTTGAAACGGCAACCAGAAATACTTTGGATTTAAGCCTGATACCGGTGCTAAAGCAAAAAAGCCATTTGCCGATTATGATAGATCCCAGCCATGCAACAGGACTGTCCTGGACGGTAGAAGCGATGACTAAGGCGGCGATTGCAGCGGGTGCTGATGGGGTTATGATTGAGGTTCACAACAATCCCGAAGAAGCCCTTTGTGATGGTGAGCAGTCTATAACACCAGAACAATTTGATCAGATTATGAATACCGTGAAGAAATATGCTGAAATTGAAAACAAGGTGCTTTCATGA
- a CDS encoding O-acetylhomoserine aminocarboxypropyltransferase/cysteine synthase has translation MKKTLQFETLQLHGGQTPDPTTHSVAVPIYQTTSYAFDNSDHARKLFSLEEPGNIYTRIMNPTTNVLEERINLLEGGVGALAFASGSAAITAAILNIAGSGDELVAAATLYGGTYNLLNATLPRLGIHTSFVNPDDPQNFEDAITDKTKAVYIESLGNPAINIVDIEKVAEIAHSHGVPLIVDNTFATPYLFKPLDFGADIVVYSATKFIGGHGTTIGGLLVDGGRFNWEESGRFPELTTPDESYHGITYSKDIGAAAYIVKARVQLLRDTGACISPFNSFLLLQGMETLSLRLDRHLDNTKKIVNFLSDHPQVSWVNYPALANNSYYPLSQKYFKKGPGSIFTFGIKGGIESAKKFIDSLKLFTHLANVADAKSLVIHPATTTHQQLSGEDLLKAGITEDMIRLSIGLEHIDDLIADLKQAFSTAKES, from the coding sequence ATGAAAAAAACACTTCAGTTTGAAACCCTTCAGCTACATGGAGGACAAACCCCTGACCCAACCACCCATTCTGTCGCTGTACCTATTTATCAGACGACTTCCTATGCTTTTGATAATAGCGATCATGCTAGAAAACTCTTTTCTCTGGAGGAACCAGGTAATATTTATACCCGGATTATGAACCCCACAACTAATGTTTTGGAAGAACGCATTAACCTTTTAGAGGGTGGTGTTGGTGCCCTTGCTTTTGCTTCCGGGTCAGCTGCTATCACTGCAGCTATTTTAAACATTGCCGGAAGTGGTGATGAACTGGTTGCCGCTGCCACACTTTACGGTGGTACCTATAATCTTTTAAATGCTACTCTGCCTCGCCTTGGTATTCACACAAGCTTTGTAAACCCCGATGACCCGCAAAATTTTGAGGACGCCATCACTGACAAAACCAAGGCCGTTTATATTGAATCGCTGGGAAATCCGGCCATTAACATCGTGGATATTGAAAAAGTTGCAGAAATTGCCCATTCTCATGGTGTACCCCTGATTGTTGACAATACTTTTGCCACACCTTATCTATTTAAGCCCCTCGATTTTGGTGCTGACATCGTCGTCTACTCTGCAACTAAGTTTATCGGAGGCCATGGCACTACTATTGGTGGACTACTGGTTGATGGCGGACGTTTTAACTGGGAAGAAAGCGGACGTTTTCCAGAGCTGACTACACCAGATGAAAGCTATCACGGAATCACCTACTCTAAAGATATCGGTGCTGCAGCTTATATTGTTAAGGCTCGCGTGCAGCTGCTTCGGGATACCGGTGCCTGCATCAGTCCTTTTAATTCATTTTTACTGCTGCAGGGAATGGAAACCCTTTCTTTAAGATTGGATCGTCACCTAGATAATACCAAAAAAATTGTCAATTTTCTCTCAGATCATCCTCAGGTTAGTTGGGTTAACTATCCTGCCCTTGCCAATAATTCCTATTATCCCTTATCGCAGAAATACTTTAAGAAAGGGCCTGGTTCAATTTTCACCTTCGGGATAAAAGGAGGAATAGAATCCGCAAAAAAATTCATTGACAGCTTAAAACTCTTTACTCACCTTGCCAATGTAGCTGATGCCAAGTCACTGGTTATCCATCCCGCAACCACCACCCATCAGCAATTATCAGGGGAAGACCTTTTAAAAGCAGGTATTACCGAAGATATGATCCGCTTGTCTATCGGCCTTGAGCATATAGATGATCTGATCGCCGATCTTAAACAGGCTTTTAGCACCGCGAAGGAGTCTTAA
- a CDS encoding undecaprenyl-diphosphate phosphatase: protein MIILELLKAVFLGIVEGITEWLPISSTGHMIIVDQFIQLNMADSFKEMFFVVVQLGAILAVVYLYWQRLVPITRKKGKLVLKRNTTILWSKIIVACLPAAVIGLLFDDFINETFYNYVVVAIMLIIYGVLFIVIEDRNKGKVPVINKLSELDYKTALYIGFFQVLALIPGTSRSGATIIGAMIMGTSRTVAAEFTFFLAIPIMFGASLLKLIKFGFSFTGLELFVLIFGMLSAFVTSILAIKFLMGYIKKNDFKVFGWYRIILGIIVILFFLVFG from the coding sequence TTGATTATTCTGGAATTATTAAAAGCAGTATTTTTAGGAATTGTTGAAGGGATAACTGAATGGTTGCCTATTAGTAGCACTGGTCATATGATTATCGTGGACCAGTTTATCCAGCTTAATATGGCGGATAGTTTTAAAGAAATGTTTTTTGTAGTGGTCCAGCTTGGTGCAATTCTGGCTGTTGTCTACCTGTATTGGCAGCGGCTTGTGCCGATAACCCGTAAAAAGGGCAAGCTGGTTTTAAAAAGAAATACAACAATACTCTGGTCAAAAATTATTGTGGCCTGTCTGCCAGCGGCGGTGATTGGCCTTTTGTTTGACGATTTTATCAACGAGACCTTTTATAATTATGTAGTTGTTGCGATTATGCTGATTATTTATGGGGTTTTATTTATTGTCATCGAAGATCGTAATAAGGGAAAAGTTCCAGTGATTAACAAACTTAGTGAACTGGATTATAAAACAGCTTTGTATATCGGTTTCTTCCAGGTCCTGGCCTTGATTCCCGGAACCTCCCGATCAGGTGCCACGATTATTGGCGCGATGATTATGGGGACTTCCCGGACGGTTGCGGCTGAATTTACATTTTTTCTGGCAATTCCGATTATGTTTGGGGCCAGTTTATTAAAACTGATTAAGTTTGGCTTCAGTTTTACTGGACTGGAATTATTTGTGCTGATTTTTGGAATGCTTTCGGCTTTTGTTACGTCGATTCTGGCTATTAAATTCCTGATGGGATATATCAAAAAGAACGACTTCAAAGTCTTTGGCTGGTATCGGATTATCTTGGGTATTATTGTTATATTATTTTTTCTGGTATTTGGTTAA
- a CDS encoding ATP-binding cassette domain-containing protein yields the protein MSVIEYRNINLKFKEQVLFKDFNLVIEKGEKVLLSAQSGSGKTTLIKMLMGFIQPDSGEISVDGVLLSEKNVSTVRKKITYISQDADIPKGVVGEVFKEVFSFHANRHIDYNQTMLINHLSEFSLPAETVEKQVDDLSGGERQRLAMIMGILLDREICVLDEITTGLDLALKEKAVSRLMSLQKTMLIISHDEVFKDASVREVRWP from the coding sequence TTGAGTGTCATAGAATACCGAAATATTAATCTGAAATTTAAAGAGCAAGTCTTATTTAAGGATTTTAATTTAGTAATTGAAAAAGGTGAAAAAGTTCTGTTGTCGGCTCAGTCCGGCAGTGGAAAAACAACGCTGATAAAAATGCTGATGGGCTTTATTCAGCCGGATTCTGGTGAAATCAGTGTGGATGGTGTCCTTCTCTCGGAAAAAAATGTCAGTACAGTTCGAAAAAAAATCACCTATATCAGTCAGGATGCAGATATTCCCAAAGGGGTAGTAGGGGAGGTTTTTAAAGAGGTGTTTTCATTTCATGCCAATAGGCATATTGACTATAATCAGACCATGCTGATTAACCACCTTTCTGAATTTTCACTACCGGCTGAAACGGTTGAAAAACAGGTGGATGATTTGTCGGGCGGAGAAAGACAACGGCTGGCAATGATCATGGGAATACTTCTGGATCGAGAAATTTGTGTGCTGGATGAAATTACCACAGGCTTGGATCTGGCGCTTAAGGAAAAGGCCGTCAGTCGACTGATGTCATTGCAGAAAACCATGCTGATTATTTCGCATGACGAAGTTTTTAAAGATGCTTCAGTTCGGGAGGTGAGATGGCCATGA
- the metA gene encoding homoserine O-succinyltransferase, with product MPIKIPNDLPASKILTNENIFVMDLERAIHQDIRPLKIAILNLMPTKIATETQLLRLLGNTPLQIEVTLLHTKSHESKNTSTQHLESFYSCFEDIHQQHFDGLIITGAPIETLPFEEVDYWEELTEIMEWSKSNVFSTLHICWGAQAGLYHHYGIEKHLLEKKMFGVFKHTLNHSFVKLFRGFDDVFYVPHSRHTSIKRSDLEAHPELSIMADSDDSGVYVVTAQKGRQIFVTGHSEYDAETLKLEYDRDIAQGKEIEVPKNYFENDDPSLPPVVRWRSHANLLFSNWLNYYVYQETPFSYTD from the coding sequence ATGCCTATTAAAATCCCTAATGATCTTCCTGCTTCTAAAATATTAACCAACGAAAACATCTTTGTGATGGATTTGGAGCGGGCTATTCACCAGGATATCCGACCACTGAAAATTGCCATTCTCAACCTGATGCCCACAAAAATAGCCACCGAAACCCAGCTTTTAAGGCTTCTGGGTAACACACCACTTCAGATCGAGGTAACACTTTTGCATACTAAATCCCATGAAAGCAAAAACACCTCTACCCAACATTTGGAGAGTTTCTATTCCTGTTTTGAAGATATCCATCAACAACACTTTGATGGACTCATCATCACCGGTGCACCTATAGAAACCCTGCCTTTTGAGGAAGTGGATTACTGGGAGGAGCTGACAGAGATTATGGAGTGGAGTAAAAGCAATGTCTTCTCCACCCTGCATATCTGCTGGGGCGCTCAAGCCGGGCTTTACCATCATTATGGGATCGAAAAACATCTGCTCGAAAAAAAGATGTTCGGTGTTTTTAAACATACCCTTAATCATTCCTTTGTGAAATTATTCCGTGGGTTTGATGACGTTTTTTATGTTCCCCATTCCCGACACACTAGTATTAAACGCAGTGATTTAGAAGCCCATCCGGAACTTTCAATCATGGCTGATTCTGATGACTCAGGTGTCTATGTCGTTACAGCCCAGAAGGGCCGACAAATTTTTGTTACAGGTCACAGCGAGTACGATGCCGAGACATTAAAACTTGAATACGACCGGGATATTGCCCAGGGAAAGGAAATCGAGGTTCCTAAAAATTATTTTGAGAATGACGATCCGAGCCTGCCACCAGTGGTCAGATGGCGAAGTCATGCCAATTTGCTCTTTTCCAACTGGCTCAATTATTACGTATATCAGGAAACGCCTTTCTCCTACACTGATTAA
- a CDS encoding diguanylate cyclase has product MDKQGLKILIIDDSELNQKVFIRSIRDFFNDVVILTASSGAEGILCAENENPDMIFLDIIMPEMDGFEVCEKIKVDDQMKDIPVVFMTAGPSNHEYRLMALEHGAEGFMARPYDEVELVTQVKAMAKIRKANLLKKDEEIRLREMVELQTAALKRAHQKSVELLKSLKKENKARKKSESALKQAQRIAQLGSFEHDVYTDKILYSEEALNVLAVKEDTVNTLGKLADYLGKSCNDVEFRDLMSDKGIQFSSSVKDLNEKYVKVQMLPLFADDGQHIGNIGTIQDISEIKIKENRILYLSYHDYLTGLHNRRYFDQRLSEMDSMENYPISLVIADVNGLKMVNDSFGHGVGDELLIRAAELMKKELRPVDVIARLGGDEFMMILPGVTKEEATELTNRIEKEAAKELIKGIELSISFGIDTKSSQRDDITVVQKNAEDEMYHHKLYTSTSMRSKTIDLIINSLYEKSNREMFHSKRVGDLCNAIAQAMAVDSNMIKQIALAGLLHDIGKMGVEENILNKPASLDLSEWEQMKRHPEMGYRILCSSEEFTEVARYVFEHHEKWDGSGYPKGLKGVEISLQARIIGVADSYDAMTSDRSYRKGLSEEDAISELRRNAGTQFDPAVAKVFVEQVLGKSWVAQRVTDVL; this is encoded by the coding sequence GTGGACAAGCAGGGGTTAAAAATTCTGATTATTGATGACAGTGAATTAAACCAGAAGGTTTTTATCCGGTCGATAAGAGATTTTTTTAATGACGTCGTTATCTTGACGGCTAGCAGTGGGGCGGAAGGGATTTTATGTGCTGAAAATGAAAATCCCGATATGATTTTCCTGGATATCATTATGCCGGAAATGGATGGCTTTGAGGTTTGTGAAAAGATAAAAGTAGATGACCAGATGAAAGATATTCCGGTTGTCTTTATGACAGCCGGTCCCAGTAATCATGAATATCGATTAATGGCACTGGAACATGGTGCAGAAGGTTTTATGGCACGTCCTTATGACGAAGTGGAGCTGGTTACGCAGGTAAAAGCCATGGCGAAAATTAGAAAGGCAAATCTTCTCAAAAAAGATGAAGAAATAAGGCTTCGTGAAATGGTAGAACTGCAGACTGCGGCCTTAAAAAGGGCTCATCAGAAAAGCGTTGAACTTCTAAAAAGTCTTAAAAAAGAGAATAAAGCCAGAAAAAAAAGTGAGTCGGCTTTAAAACAGGCTCAACGAATTGCCCAACTCGGTAGTTTTGAGCATGATGTTTATACCGACAAAATTCTTTATTCAGAGGAAGCTTTAAATGTTCTGGCGGTTAAAGAAGATACAGTTAACACGCTTGGAAAATTGGCAGATTATTTAGGGAAAAGTTGCAACGATGTTGAATTTCGGGATTTAATGAGCGATAAGGGGATTCAATTTTCGAGTTCGGTTAAAGATTTAAACGAAAAATATGTGAAAGTTCAGATGTTACCCTTGTTTGCTGATGATGGTCAACATATTGGAAACATCGGAACGATTCAGGATATTAGTGAAATAAAAATAAAAGAAAATAGAATTTTATATTTAAGTTATCACGACTATCTTACTGGTCTACACAATCGGCGCTATTTTGATCAGCGGTTGTCGGAAATGGATAGCATGGAGAATTATCCGATCAGCCTGGTGATAGCTGATGTTAACGGATTGAAAATGGTAAATGATTCCTTTGGCCATGGTGTTGGTGATGAACTGTTAATCAGAGCAGCTGAGCTAATGAAGAAGGAGTTAAGACCAGTTGATGTTATTGCCCGACTGGGTGGAGATGAATTTATGATGATTCTTCCCGGTGTCACAAAAGAAGAAGCCACTGAATTGACAAATCGAATTGAGAAAGAAGCGGCAAAAGAATTAATAAAGGGAATTGAGCTGTCGATTTCCTTCGGAATTGATACAAAATCGAGCCAACGAGACGATATTACTGTTGTTCAGAAAAATGCCGAAGATGAAATGTATCATCACAAGCTTTACACCAGCACCAGTATGCGAAGCAAAACCATTGATTTGATCATTAACAGTTTATATGAAAAAAGTAATCGCGAAATGTTTCATTCCAAGCGAGTCGGAGATCTCTGCAATGCCATTGCTCAGGCAATGGCAGTAGATTCTAATATGATTAAGCAGATTGCCCTGGCTGGACTGCTTCATGATATTGGGAAAATGGGGGTTGAGGAAAATATTTTAAATAAACCTGCCAGTCTTGATTTGAGTGAGTGGGAGCAAATGAAAAGACATCCAGAAATGGGTTACCGAATTTTGTGTTCTTCTGAAGAATTTACGGAAGTAGCCAGATACGTCTTTGAACATCATGAAAAGTGGGATGGAAGCGGTTATCCGAAAGGTTTAAAAGGAGTAGAGATATCTCTGCAGGCAAGAATTATCGGAGTCGCTGATTCATATGATGCGATGACTTCAGACAGATCTTACAGAAAAGGTCTTAGTGAAGAGGACGCAATTAGTGAGTTGCGACGAAATGCCGGAACACAGTTTGATCCTGCAGTAGCTAAAGTTTTTGTGGAACAGGTGCTGGGAAAATCTTGGGTTGCGCAAAGAGTAACGGATGTTCTTTGA